A single window of Pyxidicoccus xibeiensis DNA harbors:
- the bioD gene encoding dethiobiotin synthase codes for MSTWRWTRCAGWGCTTVASSKPFQVFVTGTDTGVGKTQASCALLSLLADAGLGPQGFKPYESGCASLRAPADTLALREAAGSALPVDALCPHRFRLPVAPGVAARRLGREPDWDVTLAAWERLRHGPVVVEGAGGLFVPLDSRHDVIDLIAALRLPVLLVARAGLGTLNHTALSLQALAARRIPVKAVVLSRGTAARDASERDNRLLLQERHGVPVLGPVPHLPDARRRHAAFRRALRPLVP; via the coding sequence ATGTCGACCTGGCGCTGGACGCGCTGCGCCGGGTGGGGGTGCACCACCGTGGCGAGTAGCAAGCCCTTCCAGGTCTTCGTCACCGGCACGGACACGGGCGTCGGCAAGACGCAGGCCTCGTGCGCGCTGCTGTCGCTGCTGGCGGACGCGGGCCTCGGGCCCCAGGGCTTCAAGCCCTACGAGAGCGGCTGCGCCTCCCTGCGCGCCCCCGCGGACACGCTGGCCCTGCGCGAGGCGGCGGGCAGCGCGCTGCCGGTGGACGCCCTGTGTCCCCACCGCTTCCGCCTGCCCGTGGCCCCCGGCGTGGCCGCGCGCCGGCTGGGCCGGGAGCCGGACTGGGACGTCACCCTGGCCGCCTGGGAGCGGCTGCGCCACGGGCCCGTGGTGGTGGAGGGGGCCGGTGGCCTCTTCGTGCCCCTGGACTCGCGGCACGACGTCATCGACCTCATCGCCGCCCTGCGCCTGCCCGTGCTGCTGGTGGCCCGCGCGGGCCTGGGCACCCTCAACCATACAGCCCTGTCGCTCCAGGCCCTGGCGGCGCGCCGCATCCCCGTGAAGGCCGTGGTGCTGTCGCGCGGCACCGCCGCGAGGGACGCCTCCGAGCGCGACAACCGCCTGCTGCTCCAGGAGCGCCACGGCGTGCCGGTGCTGGGCCCGGTGCCGCACCTGCCTGACGCGCGCCGACGGCACGCCGCGTTCCGCCGAGCCCTCCGCCCGTTGGTGCCCTGA
- a CDS encoding pyridoxal phosphate-dependent aminotransferase, whose product MSRFSARSDFPRAPNPLALALARHRALGRPLLDLTETNPTRVGLPAPPEGLLAPPGAMAYAPEALGLASARQALAAHLGARGAAVSPEHLLLTASTSEAYSWLFKLLCEPGDTVLVPAPCYPLFEHLARLEGVQTRPYRLPRAHGFGLDAGEVEAAVDAGARAVLVVNPGNPTGHSLHEGELAALADVCARHGLALVSDEVFSDFAWDAAGPGRVATVAGRALPMLTFALSGLSKVAGLPGLKLAWTHVGGPPEVRDEALARLEWVADTYLPVATPVQLALPALLAHAPVFQAAVLERVRGNRQRLVAARAPGATWDVVPAEGGWSAVLRIPRVPGEEATCLALLDAGVLAQPGWFYDFGGGAYLVLSLLPEPEVFAAAVEVLARVLGEAPVSPPPG is encoded by the coding sequence GTGAGCCGCTTCTCCGCACGGAGCGACTTCCCGCGCGCGCCCAACCCGCTGGCCCTGGCGCTCGCCCGGCACCGCGCCCTCGGGCGCCCCCTGCTGGACCTCACCGAGACCAACCCCACCCGCGTGGGGCTGCCCGCGCCTCCAGAGGGCCTGCTCGCCCCGCCCGGCGCCATGGCCTACGCCCCGGAAGCACTGGGCCTCGCTTCCGCGCGCCAGGCCCTGGCCGCCCACCTCGGGGCCCGCGGCGCGGCTGTCTCCCCCGAGCACCTGCTGCTGACGGCCAGCACCAGCGAGGCCTACAGCTGGCTCTTCAAGCTGCTGTGCGAGCCGGGGGACACCGTGCTCGTCCCCGCTCCCTGCTACCCCCTCTTCGAGCACCTGGCGCGCCTGGAGGGCGTGCAGACGCGTCCGTACCGCCTGCCCCGGGCCCACGGCTTCGGGCTGGACGCGGGGGAGGTGGAGGCCGCCGTGGACGCCGGCGCCCGCGCGGTGCTGGTGGTCAACCCCGGCAACCCCACCGGTCACTCCCTGCACGAGGGCGAGCTGGCGGCGCTGGCGGACGTGTGCGCGCGCCACGGGCTGGCGCTGGTGTCCGACGAGGTGTTCTCCGACTTCGCCTGGGACGCCGCCGGGCCGGGCCGCGTGGCCACGGTGGCCGGGCGCGCGCTGCCCATGCTCACCTTCGCGCTGTCCGGCCTCTCGAAGGTGGCCGGCCTGCCCGGCCTCAAGCTGGCCTGGACGCACGTGGGCGGCCCGCCGGAGGTGCGCGACGAGGCGCTGGCGCGGCTGGAGTGGGTGGCGGACACGTACCTGCCGGTGGCCACGCCCGTGCAACTGGCCCTGCCGGCGCTGCTGGCCCACGCGCCCGTCTTCCAGGCCGCCGTGCTGGAGCGCGTGCGGGGCAACCGGCAGCGCCTCGTGGCCGCGCGCGCGCCGGGCGCCACCTGGGACGTGGTGCCCGCCGAGGGCGGGTGGAGCGCGGTGCTGCGGATTCCGAGGGTGCCCGGCGAGGAGGCCACCTGCCTGGCCCTGCTGGACGCGGGCGTGCTGGCGCAGCCGGGCTGGTTCTACGACTTCGGCGGCGGCGCGTACCTCGTGCTCTCGCTGCTGCCGGAGCCCGAGGTCTTCGCCGCCGCCGTGGAGGTGCTGGCGCGGGTGCTGGGGGAGGCCCCCGTCAGTCCGCCGCCGGGTTGA
- a CDS encoding ABC transporter substrate-binding protein, protein MRALGLMTCCTVLLAGCSFTTAGGLTECETSVDCNANQVCSSGFCLPQPEGCGEVFGPANATNPIAIGAALPLTNSDGADESEVQALNSIKLAIGEVNQRQGINGRQFLLYICDTRSDPNRAREQADWLVNEKDVPVVFASGSGQTIAASAVTIPAGALLMTHTATSPDLATLSDRPSQGGPGLVWRTAPSDTLQGRIIGELLKGNRTVNEPTQPFVSIDNTVIAYVDDPYGQGLSGETLEALTPTPVVTARYNRNEDVSAAVSVINDRNPDITVMVGFSEDNAKIISQLVSRGRTGLKWFFTDASKDPGLFTSLGNNRSQVEGAYGTAPAQARLNSNAYVQFRSRFGSTYNNADPGQFSFTAHAYDAMYLVALGTAYAVGADANNPQPITGARIAEGLTRVTPAAGVAAPAFELGFQNFLEARQEMSRGTIINVTGASGDLDFDNATGEAPSEYELWKVENGTFKTVQLINPAAD, encoded by the coding sequence ATGCGCGCGCTCGGACTGATGACGTGCTGCACGGTGCTGCTGGCCGGCTGCAGCTTCACCACCGCGGGGGGCCTCACCGAGTGTGAGACCAGCGTGGACTGCAACGCCAACCAGGTGTGCAGCAGCGGCTTCTGCCTGCCCCAGCCGGAGGGCTGCGGCGAGGTGTTCGGCCCCGCCAACGCGACCAACCCCATCGCCATCGGCGCGGCGCTCCCGCTGACCAACTCCGACGGCGCGGACGAGTCGGAGGTGCAGGCGCTCAACTCCATCAAGCTGGCCATTGGCGAGGTCAACCAGCGCCAGGGCATCAACGGCCGCCAGTTCCTCCTCTACATCTGCGACACCCGCTCGGACCCGAACCGCGCCCGTGAGCAGGCCGACTGGCTGGTGAACGAGAAGGACGTGCCGGTGGTCTTCGCCTCCGGCAGCGGGCAGACGATTGCCGCCTCCGCCGTCACCATCCCCGCGGGCGCGCTGCTGATGACCCACACCGCGACGAGCCCGGACCTCGCCACGCTCTCCGACAGGCCGTCCCAGGGCGGCCCGGGCCTCGTCTGGCGCACCGCCCCCTCCGACACGCTGCAGGGCCGCATCATCGGCGAGCTGCTGAAGGGCAACCGCACCGTGAATGAGCCGACGCAGCCCTTCGTCAGCATCGACAACACCGTCATCGCCTACGTGGATGACCCGTACGGGCAGGGCCTCTCCGGCGAGACGCTCGAGGCGCTGACGCCGACGCCCGTGGTGACGGCGCGGTACAACCGCAACGAGGACGTCAGCGCCGCGGTGTCGGTCATCAACGACCGCAACCCCGACATCACGGTGATGGTGGGCTTCTCCGAGGACAACGCGAAGATCATCAGCCAGCTCGTCTCCCGGGGCCGCACGGGGCTGAAGTGGTTCTTCACGGACGCGAGCAAGGACCCGGGCCTGTTCACCTCCCTGGGCAACAACCGCAGCCAGGTGGAGGGCGCGTACGGCACCGCGCCGGCCCAGGCCCGCCTGAACTCCAACGCGTACGTGCAGTTCCGCTCCCGCTTCGGCTCCACGTACAACAACGCGGACCCGGGCCAGTTCTCGTTCACGGCGCACGCCTATGACGCCATGTACCTGGTGGCGCTGGGCACGGCGTACGCAGTGGGCGCGGACGCCAACAACCCGCAGCCCATCACCGGCGCCCGCATCGCGGAGGGCCTGACGCGCGTGACGCCGGCCGCGGGCGTCGCCGCTCCGGCCTTCGAGCTGGGCTTCCAGAACTTCCTCGAGGCCCGCCAGGAGATGAGCCGGGGAACCATCATCAACGTCACGGGCGCCAGCGGCGACCTGGACTTCGACAACGCGACGGGCGAGGCCCCTTCCGAGTACGAGCTGTGGAAGGTGGAGAACGGCACCTTCAAGACGGTGCAGCTCATCAACCCGGCGGCGGACTGA